In Pyrus communis chromosome 15, drPyrComm1.1, whole genome shotgun sequence, the genomic stretch attacataaatatataacagTAACAAATGACGTACTATTTACTCCAACCGAAATATCAAAACTGAAAtggaaatgaaaattaagcttcaGACGTCAAAATTGCGTCCATGAAGCAATAGCGTCAAAtaagtttttttgttattttcaaagGCAATCAACTTGTCTTACATTAAATGCGAGcatatttaagtatttttaatattattttaagcCAGTAACTacacattttttattatttttgtttaaaaaacagagatcaagtaataaaaatttgacatatcgagTTGAAAGAAAATATTGACAATATATCAAATTGCCAAGTCAGCcatcaaaattgaaatttgatgttttgaatttaACATCTCTTTTAGAAATGATCTAAACATTTTCGCTCGCTAACAACTCTCTAGTTGGATGTTATTATATCTTCTCGATTCACCTTTTCATCCAACAATctttttgaattattaaatCCATTGGATTTCTAGGTTCAGTCTTTAAAgttcaattttgaaaaacatcAACCAAATTAAAAATCGTTTAAACATCTAATTAGTAAAATTTTCAACGTCTACATAAAAATATGATTcgtttatttattaaataacgGTAGGCCGGTAGACGATTAATGATTTGTTTTGAccactaaaaaataaataaaataccaaaaataaaatatttgtacACTTATATACAGATTTTATGTTCTTAGAAAAGCACAGGAAGTGTGCGGAGAAATTGCTTTGACAGAAGAAAAGGAAGCAAAACAACTACACACAACACTAAACAGGATAAGAGTTTTCGGAAGTGGATTTTTCTGGTTACTGTCTTCGCCACGTAATCACGAACTTGTCAAAGCGCGTGCTCATCATGCGTCCCTGTTTCGCCGGCGGCGTACGTTAGCCTTTTCCCCTCCCCCCTTCAAAACTCATGCGACTCACTGTTGTCTATATATATACCTCTCCACCTTTGCTCCCTCTTTCTGAACCGCTTTTTCTCCTCTCTTATCCTCCACCCCTTCCTTTAACCTGCGCGCACCCCCTCGATCTTATGACTCTCCGCCTTCCTCCTTTCAATTGATGACTACAAACCCCGTTATCTGGAAGCTCAAACGACGACGCCGACGCATCGGTGAAGGGTAATTCCGTAATTTCACCGATCGCCGACTTGAAGAAACTCCCCCAGGTTCGGTTTTTTGCGCACCATCTTAATCTAGTCCAGCCTCGAATGGATGTCCTGGTGGGCCCGACCTTCTCCGTCGACGTATCGTCCTACGGCCCTGCGCAGACGCAGGACAGCCGCCACCGAGCCGCCCTGTACCTGAATCAGGACCGAGGGGCCGCGGTGGCGGAGGAGGCCTCGTCGGACAGCTCGTCATCGATCGGAGTTCCGGATGACAGCGAGGAAGAGGAAGATTTCAAAGGTGACGACGGCGACGAGGTGCAGAGCAAGTTTAATGGCGGCGGAGGAAGTGGAGGAGGATTAGGTTCTCTGGGTTCATTCGGATCACTCGAAGAGTCTCTTCCAATCAAGTAAACCCCTCCGGATCTGCAAATTTTAATCCGAAACCGatcaaatttattgaattttcagtttttgatcCGTCATGTAATTAATTGATTAACTAATTAAtcactttttaattaattttatttttgtttttatttgttcagGAGGGGATTATCCAACTATTTTTCAGGAAAATCAAAGTCATTTGCCAGCCTGTCAGAAGTGTGCAGCTCTGTGAGTTCAGTGAAGGAGGTGGAGAAGCGAGACAACCCGTTCAACAAGCGGCGGCGGGTTCTGATCGCCTCCAAGTGGTCGAGAaaatcttcctcttcctcctccctcTACAACTGGCCAAACCCTAAATCCATGCCGCTGCTAGCCCTAGCCGAAGAAGGAGACGAAGACGATGACGAAGAACAGAACCGTGACCGACAAGGCGACGGAGATAACGCGTCGCAGCAATCCTCGTCGGACGAGGAGGATCAGGAGAGGAGGAGGCCCCCACATAAACTGCTAGACAGGAAGCTGAAGAGCTTCAAGTCAAAGAGTTGCTACTGCCTCTCAGATCTGCAGGAACATGATGAACAGTAACAATTTGTgctagtttttcttttaaattttaatatttaggGTTGTTGGAGAGGGGGGTTTGTGTTGTTTGTGTGTGGGCACtcggaagaaaaatataatgtattatatatatttgtagtAGCATGATTCCATTTGTGTTTCGgataattgtttttttatactttatttttaGTGTTAATAGGATGTGGATAAGCATATGGTGATCTGCTGAATCGGATGTCATGTATAAGGACATGTTTGCCCCTCCATTCAATTATTTTGTCAGTTTATGGTATGGAATATTGGCTTTAAAACATTGCAGATCATTTATCTTCTTTCCTATCTATTACAAAGTAACAAAATCAAAAATGCTATTCTTATTATCTAGTTGTCTTATTTGTACTCTCCCTACTAAAGATGAGATTCACATCTGTTGATGAACCCAATTTTTATTTGAGATATGATACAAGTAAATGGTAAGCGTAGCTACTCAAACAGATGTActcttccccttttttttccttggaaCAAATGGACTGAACTTCTTATTGTGTCGAGCTGGACATCAATGTTTGACATATGTTGCTGAATCCAACTCcctaagagcagttccacctcTAAAGACTTTGCACCAGCACCCAGTGCATTTATCCACTCAAGGGAACATTAATAGGCCCCATCATCttcacccctaaaaaaatgtgctggcacccagtctaaaaatgcgatagcacaaacgatctccacccctacaaaatgcgctgccACCTagcccatttaaaatattttatatattttttaaaagaataaataaaaaaatagttttattttcggataagatttttaaccaattttggataaaatttcaaataaacttaaaaaaaaaacaaactaaaataaaattacatactcatcaaataaacttaaaaaaaacacactaaaataaaattacataaactcctcaaatacactttattcttcaaccacaagcttattttaattatcttcacaTTCTTGCAATCCCCACTGGTgctcaatcaagtcattctgacgggttatgtgccagtatggctcttgcacATCAGTGTACCGctgaacgatcaattcattgtaacgtccatcccgttccaacggctcgtgttgcacgggatctttagtccggtcatgagcatagtagatacgtgttcttgaattgttcatcggaTCTGACTCATATTCATCGacgacatcataatcatactcatcttccacaatcatgttgtggagaataatacacgtcatcatgatggatcgaagagcttcgacatcaaacattctagcaaCAAACCTGACAATagcccaacgagcttgcaggataccaaaacaacgctccacatccttcctacacctcTCTTGACATTTtgtgaagtgtttttctttttcagtcgtggatgtggcactgttttgataAACGtagaccaccttgggtaaatgccgtCTGCAAGGTAGTACGCTCCATCATATTTAGTGCCATTAACCCCATATGTGCATCTGGGCGATTTTCCTTGCAACAAATCGTCAAACACTAGAGATTGAGCAAGGACGTTTTGGTCATTCTAAGCTCCTAGAACACCAAAAACAGTTTTTCCaagtccagtgcatgcagtcgatgcttccaatcatgccagggaagcctcgcatctcacccttcctcagaagcctttGCATGTCCCTTGGTGTGGGTGTCCGGAGGTACTCGTTGGTGTACAaggcttcaattgcagagcaaaaccgcatcagaGATTCCAAAACAATTGTTTTTCTCATCCTCGCGATCTAATCCACTTGATTTGCatatgctccatatgcaagcattcgcaaggcaaccgtaattttttgctctgGAAGAAGACCTAAAACACGAAAAGCAtcatctttttgcacaaaatatggatcatggttgcaaatagcactcatgattttgttgaacaaacttCTTTGCATTCTAAAATGACGTCTACAAACATGATCAAGGAAtacgctgttgggaataaaataatattccaagagatctttacctcgtctttccctttttctatcGAAGTTTGCGGCATgtctgggtttggctatctgacccacaACTTCCATGACACTGCGGGAATGTGAGGCCATCTGCCTTGTATGGTCATCATCTGagtcctcctccattgcgaaagCCTCATCACCACCTCCACCTTCCTCGAGATTGATCAATTCTTCTTGTTGTGCCAACAATCTTTTCTGTTGCTCCACAAATTGTTTATGCACTCTCCTTGAAAAAgacattgtaaaaaaaaaaactcaagatTTAAAAAATGATGAAGATGGATATAGGGATGTatggtttatatggacaaaaaaaaaaaaattaaggatgagctttttggtattttttttcacacaaaaagtatatgaaagctttggtagaaagtgtagaaaatattgaaatgtggtgtaaggtggaagatgagggttaggtatttatagaaaaaaaaaaaaactttttaaaaaattttatgtattttttaataatttttctatattttttcataatttttaataatttttaatagagTTAATTAATCTGAACCGTTGGATtcgaaaaatattcaaatccaagAGCCAAGGCGCTGCCACGTGGTCAACGGTCAAAATTTTGATCGTTaggcctttttttatttattttattttattttttggtgaaaaaaacgtggaccATTGATTTGTGATCGGATTGTCCgttttaaaagtcaaatttaaatgttttttaccgttggaaatccaacagtctacaaaaactagccgttggaaatccaatgacACTGAAGAGGGCCACGTAGCTCTAATCCGGGTGAACACAAGTGGGCTGACAAGCGGGCCTCGCCGCCTGCACCCTTGTCTCCTACTCACGCCCAGTTGCGAGTGTGTTGCACGCGCCAGCCAAATAGGCCGACTCTGGGTCTGTCCGAAATGGGCTGGTCTGTTGCCTTTCTTTGGCTAGGTGCCAGGCTGTTTTGCGGGCTGGAGCAGATTGACAGGGTGCTGGGCCGATTTTTGGACAGGGTGCTGGGCAATTTTGTGTCTAGTGGAACTGCTCTGAAGTGTGTTGAAGAATAGAAGGGAATTTGAGGGcctgtttggtactctacttgaatccaactttttaaactcaaaaacaattttcaagttttaggccttaaaaacttgtttggtatgactattttcaaaaactgaacttaagattaactaaaaaatatagtttattttctaaaaaacaaaaagtgagattttagagtttttaaacaaaCTTACTCCTTTattttctctcccttcttccccctcactccaaatctagctctctcttttcttctttctatcttccccttctcttttttttttttgttttaccttTCTCGTCTCTCTTCCAATCCActctcttcattctctcggttctttctctcactcattTTCCTCTATCTCCTCTGAttatctctcttctttttctttcctccaaTCATGTCTTaatttctttcctcctctctcctctttctcccacGATCCTCTCTTTTTGGATCTCTTTGTCCAGTTTAAGTTgtaagatttaaattttttaaatcgcataccaaacaagtttttgagtcttaaaaaaacttgttttcaagaaatgttcttaagaaatgttttgaaaaatgataaaaattttcaaatagaaTACCAAACAAGCTCTAAGGGATGCCTATGAGCTACTTAATGTAGTTTAGGACTCGTCAATTTGAGCAAGAAACAAAGTAGATGTTGAATGTGTGCTAAGAATCGAAGGGAATTTAGCAGATGAATATGAGCCACTTAAGCGACAATGTATTCTAGGACTCATCAATCGGAGcaagaaacaataaaacacGTGCACATTGAAAGCTTTTGGAGATTTTGTTAGGCCGATGGAAACGA encodes the following:
- the LOC137717759 gene encoding protein OXIDATIVE STRESS 3 LIKE 4-like, coding for MDVLVGPTFSVDVSSYGPAQTQDSRHRAALYLNQDRGAAVAEEASSDSSSSIGVPDDSEEEEDFKGDDGDEVQSKFNGGGGSGGGLGSLGSFGSLEESLPIKRGLSNYFSGKSKSFASLSEVCSSVSSVKEVEKRDNPFNKRRRVLIASKWSRKSSSSSSLYNWPNPKSMPLLALAEEGDEDDDEEQNRDRQGDGDNASQQSSSDEEDQERRRPPHKLLDRKLKSFKSKSCYCLSDLQEHDEQ